One window of the Thermodesulfomicrobium sp. WS genome contains the following:
- a CDS encoding phospholipase D-like domain-containing protein, producing MSATQILSLALFALPSLASAGHALLTKRDSRSALGWIAVCITFPLAGPLLYLLFGINRIRRSAQRMRQAHAHGLSPYPSHADGAGLPDSALHPRRLRLARIGSSLLDTPLAGGNCVHILHDGDEAYPAMLAAIDQAERCVYLASYIFAADTVGHRFAQSLLDAQRRGVDVRVIVDGVGELYGWPSILPILRRHGVPATGFLPPRILPPEIHLNLRNHRKILFVDGHTAFTGGMNISERNVRRNGHLAITDIHFRIQGPAARQLGHAFVQDWFLATQEHLPLPPATADMVGDSVCRAVASGPDQTMDVLLELWAGLICAARKHIRIMTPYFLPPREIFGALHAARLRGVDVEVFLPAHCNIPFVAWATSHVLEGLLRRGVQCYHVPDPFCHAKLFLVDDDYAHVGSANWDCRSLALNFELGLEIFDPEICARLHRQLDTVRRGSQRVTAEDLRSRPLPIRMRDAFFWLFGPYL from the coding sequence ATGTCCGCCACCCAAATCCTCAGCCTAGCGCTCTTTGCCCTCCCGAGCCTCGCCTCCGCGGGGCACGCCCTCCTGACCAAGCGCGACTCCCGCTCTGCCCTGGGCTGGATCGCCGTATGCATCACCTTTCCCCTTGCCGGCCCACTGCTCTACCTGCTCTTTGGCATCAACCGCATCCGCCGCAGCGCCCAGCGCATGCGTCAGGCGCACGCCCACGGCCTCTCTCCCTATCCGTCCCATGCCGATGGTGCCGGCCTTCCTGACTCCGCGCTCCATCCCCGCCGCTTACGCCTGGCCCGTATCGGCTCCTCGCTCCTCGACACGCCGCTGGCCGGCGGCAATTGCGTCCACATCCTGCACGACGGCGACGAGGCCTATCCCGCCATGCTCGCAGCCATCGATCAGGCCGAACGCTGCGTGTACCTTGCCTCCTATATTTTTGCTGCGGACACCGTTGGGCACCGCTTTGCCCAGTCGCTCCTCGACGCCCAGCGCCGCGGGGTTGACGTGCGGGTCATTGTGGACGGTGTCGGAGAACTCTATGGCTGGCCGTCCATCCTCCCGATCTTGCGACGCCATGGGGTCCCGGCGACTGGCTTCCTCCCGCCGCGGATCCTGCCGCCGGAAATCCACCTCAACCTGCGCAATCACCGCAAAATCCTTTTCGTGGACGGGCATACCGCCTTCACCGGCGGCATGAACATCAGCGAGCGCAACGTGCGCCGTAACGGGCATCTCGCCATCACCGACATCCACTTCCGCATCCAAGGACCAGCGGCACGCCAATTGGGACACGCCTTTGTCCAGGACTGGTTCCTCGCCACCCAGGAACATCTCCCCCTCCCCCCAGCCACCGCCGACATGGTGGGAGACAGCGTCTGCCGGGCAGTGGCATCCGGTCCGGACCAAACCATGGACGTCCTCCTCGAGCTCTGGGCCGGCCTGATCTGTGCGGCGCGCAAACATATCCGCATCATGACCCCATATTTCCTGCCGCCGCGAGAAATCTTCGGGGCTCTGCACGCCGCCCGCTTACGCGGCGTCGATGTGGAGGTCTTTCTCCCTGCCCATTGCAACATCCCTTTCGTCGCCTGGGCAACGAGCCATGTCCTGGAGGGGCTCCTCAGGCGCGGGGTCCAATGCTACCACGTCCCGGATCCTTTCTGCCATGCCAAGCTCTTTCTCGTGGACGACGACTACGCCCATGTGGGCTCCGCCAACTGGGATTGCCGCAGCCTGGCGCTCAACTTCGAGTTGGGACTGGAAATCTTCGACCCCGAAATCTGCGCCCGCCTCCACCGCCAGCTCGATACTGTGCGCCGCGGCAGTCAGCGGGTCACGGCCGAAGACCTCCGATCCCGTCCCCTGCCGATACGCATGCGCGACGCCTTCTTTTGGCTTTTCGGCCCCTACCTCTAA
- a CDS encoding PAS domain-containing protein has translation MPNRIDLAQFAQIKERLRSILHAMSEVIVSLSPQGELRYVTPAVEALFGIPMRDVTSIENLFALVHPEDREAVRHYYAAVMDNEFDEMEYRIVTPAGQTKWVHDEGHTAYCPDQMGQRIDHVLRDVTARRQAMDALASSEARYRDFFHSTHDMAYSVRPDGVFLDINEAGAHMLGFCSRDEALGANIRDFYEDPAERERILAEIQAHGAVHGRHVRMKTRDGRIIEVDLTARAKRNPQGVIVSYEGIITNITELLENQRNQVLRQAAGSVCHYLNTHLMQILAAKDGILEEIESSADPAALRQAIRAYCQDLEAACAKITAVTRAFNSAFLTYKEEPYLDHAIIAIFDSLKSETACPPPKSSA, from the coding sequence ATGCCCAACCGTATCGATCTGGCCCAATTTGCGCAGATCAAGGAACGCTTACGCAGCATTCTCCACGCCATGAGCGAGGTCATCGTCTCCCTCTCCCCGCAGGGAGAACTCCGGTACGTCACTCCTGCGGTGGAAGCGCTTTTCGGCATCCCCATGCGCGATGTCACCTCCATCGAGAATCTGTTCGCCCTCGTCCACCCGGAGGATCGGGAGGCCGTACGGCACTACTATGCCGCTGTCATGGACAACGAATTCGATGAGATGGAGTACCGCATCGTCACCCCCGCAGGCCAAACCAAATGGGTGCACGACGAGGGGCATACTGCGTATTGTCCAGACCAGATGGGGCAGCGCATCGACCACGTCCTGCGGGATGTCACGGCCCGACGCCAAGCCATGGACGCGCTCGCCAGCAGCGAAGCGCGCTACCGCGACTTCTTCCACTCCACCCATGACATGGCCTACTCGGTGCGTCCAGATGGGGTTTTTCTCGACATCAACGAAGCCGGGGCCCACATGCTGGGATTCTGCAGCCGCGACGAGGCCCTGGGCGCCAACATCCGAGACTTTTACGAAGACCCCGCCGAACGGGAGCGCATCCTTGCGGAAATCCAGGCGCACGGGGCCGTGCATGGCCGCCATGTGCGCATGAAGACCCGCGACGGCCGCATCATCGAAGTCGACCTCACCGCCCGCGCCAAACGCAACCCGCAGGGGGTCATCGTCAGCTACGAAGGCATTATAACCAATATTACCGAGCTATTGGAAAACCAGCGCAACCAAGTCCTTCGCCAGGCAGCGGGCAGTGTGTGCCACTACCTCAACACCCACCTCATGCAGATCCTCGCGGCCAAAGACGGCATCCTCGAAGAGATCGAATCCTCAGCCGATCCGGCCGCACTGCGTCAGGCCATCCGCGCGTATTGCCAAGATTTAGAAGCAGCCTGCGCCAAGATCACCGCCGTCACCCGGGCGTTCAACTCCGCCTTTTTGACCTACAAGGAAGAACCCTACCTGGACCATGCCATCATCGCCATTTTCGACTCCCTCAAGTCCGAGACAGCATGTCCGCCACCCAAATCCTCAGCCTAG
- the sat gene encoding sulfate adenylyltransferase gives MALVPPHGGKGLVCCLLQGAELQAELEKAKTLKKIEISPRVKGDLIMMGIGGFSPLNGFMTRADWKSVCENFTLADGTFWPVPVTLDTDEEVKVGEEIALFDPKKGVYMATMKVTEVYEMTEADKKWECEKVYKGQGPDSADDKFWSVALDDHPGVQMVMAQKKYNVAGPVKVLSEGDYRERFPGCYMTPAESRAIFEERGWSRVAALQLRNPMHRSHEYLAKIAVEVCDGVFIHSLVGNLKPGDIPAEVRIKCIDTLIDKYFVKANVVQGGYPLDMRYAGPREALLHATFRQNYGVSDMLIGRDHAGVGDFYGMFEAQEIFDRIPKNLGPGKDLITQPMKIDWTFYCYKCDGMASLRTCPHTKEDRVILSGTKLRKALSEGAPVPDHFGRDEVLAILREYYEGLTEKVEIKMQRAADGSVMK, from the coding sequence ATGGCTCTCGTACCCCCCCATGGTGGAAAGGGATTGGTGTGCTGCCTGCTTCAGGGCGCCGAGCTTCAGGCCGAGTTGGAAAAGGCCAAGACCCTCAAGAAGATCGAGATCAGCCCTCGCGTCAAGGGCGACCTCATCATGATGGGTATTGGCGGCTTCAGCCCCCTGAATGGGTTCATGACCCGCGCGGACTGGAAGTCGGTGTGTGAGAACTTCACCCTGGCGGACGGCACCTTCTGGCCGGTGCCTGTGACCCTGGACACCGACGAAGAGGTGAAGGTCGGCGAGGAGATCGCCCTGTTCGATCCCAAGAAGGGCGTGTACATGGCCACCATGAAGGTGACCGAAGTGTACGAAATGACCGAGGCCGACAAGAAGTGGGAATGCGAGAAGGTCTACAAGGGCCAGGGTCCGGATTCCGCGGACGACAAGTTCTGGTCCGTGGCGCTGGACGATCATCCTGGCGTGCAGATGGTCATGGCCCAGAAGAAGTACAACGTGGCTGGCCCGGTGAAGGTCCTCTCCGAGGGCGACTATCGCGAGCGTTTCCCCGGCTGCTACATGACCCCGGCCGAGTCCCGCGCCATCTTCGAAGAGCGCGGATGGAGCCGTGTGGCCGCCCTGCAGCTGCGCAACCCCATGCACCGCTCCCACGAGTACCTGGCCAAGATCGCCGTGGAAGTGTGCGACGGCGTGTTCATCCACTCCTTGGTGGGCAACCTCAAGCCTGGTGACATTCCGGCGGAAGTGCGCATCAAGTGCATCGACACCCTCATCGACAAGTACTTCGTGAAGGCCAATGTGGTGCAGGGCGGCTATCCGCTGGATATGCGCTACGCCGGTCCCCGCGAAGCCCTGCTCCATGCCACCTTCCGCCAGAACTACGGCGTGAGCGACATGCTCATCGGCCGTGACCATGCCGGCGTGGGCGACTTCTACGGCATGTTCGAGGCCCAGGAGATCTTCGACCGCATTCCCAAGAACCTCGGCCCGGGCAAGGACCTCATCACCCAGCCCATGAAGATCGACTGGACCTTCTACTGCTACAAGTGCGACGGCATGGCCTCCCTGCGCACCTGCCCGCACACCAAGGAAGACCGCGTCATCCTGTCGGGCACCAAGCTGCGCAAGGCCCTGTCCGAAGGCGCTCCGGTTCCGGATCACTTCGGCCGCGACGAAGTCCTGGCCATCCTGCGCGAATACTACGAAGGCCTCACCGAGAAGGTGGAGATCAAGATGCAGCGTGCTGCCGACGGCAGCGTCATGAAATAA
- the aprB gene encoding adenylyl-sulfate reductase subunit beta, protein MPTFVDPAKCDGCKGGEKTACMYICPNDLMILDPVEMRAYNQEPSACWECYSCVKICPQGAITARPYADFAPMGGTSIPLRSAEDIMWTVQFRSGEVKRFKFPIRTTPEGSIDPYAGKPEPGNLDDELLFTETALKKPQAVLGKKFEVAEADLKQVFKSAVA, encoded by the coding sequence ATGCCAACCTTTGTTGATCCGGCAAAGTGTGATGGGTGCAAGGGCGGTGAAAAGACGGCTTGCATGTACATCTGCCCCAACGATCTGATGATCTTGGATCCGGTGGAAATGCGTGCCTACAACCAGGAGCCTTCCGCCTGCTGGGAGTGCTACTCCTGCGTGAAGATTTGTCCTCAGGGCGCCATTACGGCTCGTCCGTACGCGGACTTCGCGCCCATGGGCGGCACCTCGATCCCGCTGCGGAGCGCCGAAGACATCATGTGGACGGTGCAGTTCCGTTCGGGCGAGGTCAAGCGCTTCAAGTTCCCCATCCGTACGACTCCTGAAGGCTCCATTGATCCCTACGCTGGCAAGCCTGAGCCCGGCAACCTGGATGACGAGTTGCTGTTCACCGAGACCGCGCTGAAGAAGCCCCAGGCTGTTCTGGGCAAGAAGTTCGAGGTGGCCGAGGCCGATCTGAAGCAGGTCTTCAAGTCTGCCGTTGCCTAA
- the aprA gene encoding adenylyl-sulfate reductase subunit alpha produces MPQIPVKDPVKGLPLAEPELVELETDALIVGGGMGACGVAYEACRWADKHGVRVLLVDKAALERSGAVAQGLSAINTYLGKNEPDDYVRMVRTDLMGLVREDLIFDLGRHVDDSVHLFEEWGLPCWIKKDGKNLDGAEAKKQGFSLRKGDEPVRSGRWQIMINGESYKCIVAEAAKKALGEDRYMERVFIVKLLLDAKVENRIAGAVGFSVRENKVYVIKANAICCACGGAVNVYRPRSTGEGMGRAWYPVWNAGSTYTMCAQVGAEMTMMENRFVPARFKDGYGPVGAWFLLFKAKATNAKGEDYCVTNRAMLKPYEDRGYAKGQVIPTCLRNHMMLREMREGRGPIYMDTATALQTTFKELTPKEQKHLESEAWEDFLDMCVGQANLWACMNIKPEERGSEIMPTEPYLLGSHSGCCGIWVSGPDEEWVPEEYKVRADNGKVYNRMTTVNGLFTCADGVGASGHKFSSGSHAEGRIVGKQMVRWCVDHKDFKPTLQLDAEALKKEIYQPWYTYEQYKGASTDPVVNPNYITPHNFMMRLIKATDEYGGGVATLYTTSEKLLDTGFALLDMLEEDSKKLAARDLHELLRCWEQYHRLWTVRLHMQHIRFRQESRYPGFYYRADFMGIDDSKWKCFVNSKYDPKTGETTVFKRHYYQIIPD; encoded by the coding sequence ATGCCTCAGATTCCTGTGAAAGATCCTGTAAAAGGTTTGCCCCTGGCCGAGCCGGAGCTCGTGGAACTGGAAACCGATGCCCTTATCGTGGGCGGTGGTATGGGCGCTTGCGGCGTGGCTTACGAGGCCTGCCGCTGGGCGGACAAGCACGGTGTGCGTGTGCTTTTGGTGGATAAGGCTGCCCTGGAGCGTTCCGGCGCGGTGGCCCAGGGTCTGTCCGCCATCAATACCTACCTCGGCAAGAACGAGCCCGATGACTACGTGCGCATGGTGCGTACCGACCTCATGGGCCTGGTGCGTGAAGACCTGATCTTCGACCTGGGCCGCCACGTGGATGATTCCGTCCATCTGTTCGAAGAGTGGGGCCTGCCCTGCTGGATCAAGAAGGACGGCAAGAACCTGGACGGCGCCGAGGCCAAGAAACAGGGCTTTTCGCTGCGCAAGGGCGACGAGCCGGTGCGCTCCGGCCGTTGGCAGATCATGATCAACGGTGAGTCCTACAAGTGCATCGTGGCCGAGGCCGCCAAGAAGGCCCTGGGCGAAGATCGCTACATGGAGCGTGTCTTCATCGTGAAGCTGCTCTTGGACGCCAAGGTGGAGAACCGCATCGCTGGCGCCGTGGGCTTCTCGGTGCGCGAGAACAAAGTGTATGTCATCAAGGCCAACGCCATCTGCTGCGCCTGCGGCGGTGCGGTGAACGTGTACCGTCCCCGCTCCACGGGTGAAGGTATGGGCCGCGCCTGGTACCCGGTGTGGAACGCTGGCTCCACCTACACCATGTGTGCGCAGGTGGGCGCTGAGATGACCATGATGGAAAACCGTTTCGTCCCGGCTCGCTTCAAGGACGGTTACGGTCCGGTGGGTGCCTGGTTCTTGCTCTTCAAGGCCAAGGCCACCAACGCCAAGGGCGAGGACTACTGCGTCACCAACCGCGCCATGCTCAAGCCCTACGAGGATCGCGGCTACGCCAAGGGTCAGGTCATCCCCACCTGTCTGCGCAACCACATGATGCTGCGCGAGATGCGTGAAGGCCGTGGTCCCATCTACATGGACACCGCCACTGCCCTGCAGACCACCTTCAAAGAGCTGACTCCCAAGGAGCAGAAGCACCTGGAGTCCGAAGCGTGGGAAGACTTCCTCGACATGTGCGTGGGCCAGGCCAACCTGTGGGCTTGTATGAACATCAAGCCCGAGGAGCGCGGCTCCGAGATCATGCCCACCGAGCCCTATCTGCTGGGTTCCCACTCCGGCTGCTGCGGCATCTGGGTGTCGGGTCCGGACGAGGAATGGGTGCCGGAAGAGTACAAGGTCCGTGCGGACAACGGCAAGGTGTACAACCGTATGACCACGGTCAACGGCCTGTTCACCTGCGCTGACGGCGTGGGCGCTTCTGGTCACAAGTTCTCCTCGGGTTCGCACGCCGAGGGCCGTATCGTGGGCAAGCAGATGGTGCGCTGGTGCGTGGACCACAAGGACTTCAAGCCCACCCTGCAGCTCGATGCCGAAGCCCTGAAGAAAGAGATCTATCAGCCCTGGTACACCTACGAGCAGTACAAGGGTGCTTCCACGGATCCGGTGGTCAACCCCAACTACATTACCCCGCACAACTTCATGATGCGCCTCATCAAGGCCACCGATGAATACGGCGGCGGCGTGGCCACTCTGTACACCACCTCCGAGAAGCTGCTCGACACCGGTTTCGCCCTGCTCGACATGCTCGAGGAAGATTCCAAGAAGCTGGCTGCTCGCGACCTGCACGAGCTTTTGCGCTGCTGGGAACAGTACCACCGTCTGTGGACCGTGCGCCTGCACATGCAGCACATCCGCTTCCGTCAGGAAAGCCGTTACCCCGGCTTCTACTATCGTGCCGACTTCATGGGCATCGATGACTCCAAGTGGAAGTGCTTCGTCAACTCCAAGTACGATCCGAAGACCGGTGAGACCACTGTCTTCAAGAGACACTACTACCAGATCATCCCTGACTAG